AGTTCGAGATGGAGCCCACCAGCGATGTCTGGATTGTGGTGGACGGCCAATCCGCGGTCCAGGCAGGGACATGGCCGGACAGCACGGAGGAATACGCTTGCACCGCGGCTGCGTCAGTCGCGCGCAAATACCTTGAGAATAACTACACTGTCGGCCTGCTGGCGCACGGGGCGGAGGCGCACATCTTGCCCGCCGACCGGGGCGACCCCCAGTTCACGCGTATCCTGGAGGCCCTGGCGCTGTTCCAGGCCCGCGGCTCCGTGGGCCTGGGAGATATTCTCGCCGCCCGCGGAGAGCGCTTTGGCCGCCACACGACGGTGGTGCTGATCACCGCCGCAGCCGACCACGACTGGCTTGCAGCGGTGCGCTTCCTCGTTCGCCGCAAGGTCAAGGCAGCGGCTATTTTGCTGGACGCATCCACCTTTGGCGCCCGAGGGAGCGTGCAGCCCGTTGTGAGCGGGCTGGCGGCGCTGGGCGTCCCCGCATGCACCGTAAAGAGAGGGGAGCCTCTTTCCACCGCCCTTCGGCTGGAGATGACGACGGGGACGAGGCCCATCGCCCGAGAGCAGTACGTGCCCAGGCGGGAGGCGCGCCCATGACCATGGGGGCCATCTGGACCCGCGGCGTCCGTCCGCCCGCCGAGGCGCCGGCGCCGGTGCGTGGCCTCAAACGCCTTCTCTCCTGGGAGGGCTGGCTTACCTTGGGCCTTGAGGCGATCGTATTGCTCAGCACCGTGTGGTCGGTGGAACAGGCCCAGTGGGTGCCCGTGCTGCCTTCCCTCAGTCTCATCGCCGTGCTGGGCATGGCCGCCGCCGCGGGGATTGAGCGCGCGCGCTGGCATACCGCCCTGGGGATGCTGGCGGGTCTGGCGCTTATTGGCATCCCGGTCGTGCTCTGGCAGAGCGCAGCCGCTCTCCCGAGCACCGCATGGGATGCCCGTTTTGGCGAGTTGCTCACGCGTATGGCCAAGTGGTGGGAGCTGGCCCGCACGGGTGGCATCAGCATAGACCCCCTGCCGTTCGCCGTGGCGCTGGCCTTTCTGGTCTGGGCCTTAAGCTTCACATCCACCTGGTTCCTGCAGCGCCGCCTGAACATGTGGTGGGGCATCCTGCCCGCGGGGTTCTGCCTGCTCACCAACCTCAGCTATCTGCCAGAGAGCTACTACGGCTACTTCTGGACATACCTCCCCGCCGCCATGCTCATCATGATGCGGACCAATGTGCTGCGGCTGCAGAAGGGCTGGCGGGAGAATGGCACCCGCGTCCCGCGAGGCCTGGGCATCACCTTCCTGATGCACGCCGGATGGTTCTCTCTCCTGGTCGTCGGCATCGCATGGGTGCTGCCCCTGCAAACGGCCACGGTCGTGCCGCTCCGCGCCGCATGGGAGGCGGTGCGCGCCCCCTGGGCTGACATGGAGACCGAGGTTGGCCGGCTCTTTTCCTCCCTCCCCGCGCGAAAGGCAGTCCCCCTGCACGCCTTCGGCCGCGCCATGCCTTTCCGTGGCGCTATCAACCTGGGAAACGAGGTGGCCTTGCTGGCCCAGGCGGACCACGCGGGTTACTGGCGCGCCAGGGTCTATGAGGTGTACTCCGCCGAGGGCTGGCTGATAGGAGACAGGAATGCCTCGGACCTTTCCGCGGCCTCGCTCAACTCCCGCGAGGCCAGGGGGGCTGTCTACCGGGCGCGCAAAACAGTCACCCAGCGGGTGGAGGTCAACTTCTCCACCGATACGCTCTTCGCCCAGGGCCAACCTCTGGAGGCCAACATCCCCGCCCTGATGGAGACTGCCCCGGCAGGGGTCTACGGCATATCGCTGACCGACGGCGCTGGCGCTCAAAACCTTCCCTTTGACCTTCGGAGGCTATCGGGCAATTTGCGCCAGGCCCTTCAGGCCCAGGGGTCCCTCAGCCGGGACGAAGTCCTGCGACTTCTGCCCTCCGGTGTGCGGCTCAAGGATGTGCAGGAAAGCGGCGGCCATGTTGTGGCGGTCCAGATCACGCGTGAAGCCGAAACATCGGACGTGCTGGGCCTCCGCAGCCCCAGCCGGTCCCTGGGCCCGCGCGGCTACCAAATGGTGTCGTCCGTCTCTGTGGCGTCCGCGAGGGAGCTGCGCGCATCCGGCGTTTCCTTCCCACGATGGGTGACCGATCGCTATCTGCAGTTGCCGTCCGGCATCCCGGACCGGGTGCGCCGCCTGGCGCAGGAGGTCGGTCGGGACGCGCCCACGCCTTACGACAAGGCGGTCGCCATCGAGGCGTACCTGCGGCGAATCCCCAACGCCACCGATATTGAGGCGCCGCCACCGGGCGCGGACGGCGTGGACCACTTCCTGTTCTCTGTACGCCGCGGCTATAGCGATTACTACGCGTCAGCCATGGTGGTTATGTTGCGCTCAGCCGGCGTCCCCGCGCGATTGGCGGTGGGCTACGCCACGGGACAATGGGACGACCAGACCAAGGTCTATGTAGTCAGGGAGCGCCATGCACACGCCTGGCCGGAGGTTTTCTTCAACGGATACGGATGGGTGGAATTCGAACCCACAGCCGGGCACGAAGCCTTTGCCCGCGGAGACCAGTCGGAGGAGGCGTCAGCCTCCAGCAACGACACGACGGGCGATGAGTACCCGGCGTTCGACGATGACCTCTTAAGCGAGATGGATGGAGCCGACCTGAGCGACTTTCGCGATGACGCAGGCCCGTGGGCAGCAGTGGCCCGCGTGACCAGCGTTACGTTCTTCGTCGGCCTGCTGGCTCTGGCCGCGATGTGGCTGGTGTGGATGCTGAGCTTCCGCGGCCTGCGTCCCGCCATGGCCGCGTATGAGAAGATGGCGCGTCTTGCGGGCCTCTCCGGTCTTGCGCCAAAGGTCCACGAGACTCCTTCCGAGTACGCGGGGACGCTGACACAGGTCTTGCCGTCTCAGAAGGACGCCATCCAAACGATCACTCACGGCTTCGAGCGGAGCCAGTACGGCAAGCAGTCTCTGAGCCCTCAGGACGAGGAGGAGATTAGTTCCGCCTGGCGCACAATCCGGTCCCGGCTGCTGCGGCGCGTACTCCGCCGCCTGTAAGACACGGAGTCCCTGTTCCTCTGGGAGGCACTGGTGAATACAAAGAGGCCGCCACCGACATCGGTGCGGCCTCTTCATTTCCGGCTAGGCGCCTTCCGCAGGAGAGCAGCGGCGCTCAGCCCCGGACGGAGTCTGTGGGCGTGGCGCTGGTTACTCGCCGTCTTCGGCAATGCGGAGCGCGCCTAACTCAGCCAGAAGGGCCATCGCCTTTGGCTCGTACTCGTTCAGCGCCATCACGCGGCACGGTATCGGCGTCACGCCCAGGAAGCCGAAGGTGTCCTCGGCGCGCACCTGCGCGGGGACACCCTCCTGCCGCAGCAGGTCCACCCACATCTCGGCGGTAATCTGGTCCGGGGCGGTCGCCACGTACACCCACTTCATGCCTGGTGTCCTGTCCCTGAAATACACCTATGAATTGTCATTGCGAGGACTCCGGCAAGCCGGAGGGCGAAGCAATCTGGAGGAGGGGTGTACCCCGCAACCAGATTGACACGCCCCGATTTCATCGGGGCTCGCAATGACATTGGCAACGAACTTCGGAGACGCCCCACTAGCCGCCGTGTCCGTTCCGCCGTCCGCTACGCTCCAACGCGGCCTTCGCCGCATCCTCCTGGCCCTTTCGCACCACGACCTGAAAAGACGCGCTCCAGCCCGCATCCCACGGGCCCGATTGAGATGGGCTAAGCATCGCCTCAACCCCCGCCGAACGCAGCGCCCGCACGATTGCCTCCGCCGCCTGCAGGTCGGGCGCGGTCGCTACGGACACCCATTCATCCGGCACAGTCAGCCTCCTGGGTCACGTTGCACACGGCCATCAAGGAATCACGGACGGTGCGGCAGGTCCGCTGTCCACCGTGACTCCCCCCTCGCCGAGCATGCGCGCCAGTTCCAACCGCAGATCGTCGCACAGTCCAGTCGTGAGACCCGGCAAGTCCAGTTGCTGTGTCTCCGAGCCAAGCTGCCGCACCACGATGCGCACACAATCGCGGCCTGGGAACCGCCGCAGAATTGCGACCAGGCTCTGTAGAAACGCAATGTCCTTCGCTGAGTCCTCTGTCTCCGCTACGGCAATCGTGATGGAGCGGGACGCGTCGGGCGCGGGCCGAGACAACTCGTCCAGTTGTTCGGACGGCGCGAGCACAGGCTCACTGAGGGCCTCCTGGACCCCTTCCCCGGAGTTTTCCGCTTCAAAAGGGCGAACGTCGTCACAGGACAGCGAGACTCGGTCGGCCCGCACGCGCACCCGGCCCCGCACCATCAAGACAGATCCCTCGCGCCAAAGCTCCATAGTCCGCTGGTAAACGTCCGGCCAGACAGCCACCTCGACGCCGCCCGTTGTGTCCTCCAACTGCGCAATGACAAAGGCGCGCCCATCTTTTGTGAGAAGGGAGCGCATGCTTCGGACAAAGCCCGCCGTCTGAATCACCTCGCCGTGCAGCCCCGGCGTGCTCTCCACCAACTCCGGTGTTATCTCCGCGGGCAAGTAGTCCACCTGCCCGCGCAGGGCCGCCTGCGCCCGGCTAAACGGGTGCTCGGAGAGGTAGCCGCCGACAAGCTCACGCTCCCATTCCAGTTTCTCGGTCGGCGAGACGTCGCCACCGGACAGTTCGATGCCTGGTAACGGAGTGGACACGGCAACGCCGAACATGTCAAACATAGTCGCCTGGCCCGTCTCGCGAAGCTTTGCCTCCCGCTGGGCCTGGCCCGTGATCTTCTCCACCACCGCCAGCAGCCCGCCGCGCGGGCCGAGCGTGTCCAGAGCGCCTACCTTGATAAGGCTCTCCATCGCCCGTCTGTTCGTGTTCCGCAGGTCCGCGCGGCGTATAAAATCGGAAAGGTCTTTGTACGCACCGCCCTTTTCGCGCGGGGCTATAATGCCCTGCACCGCGGATGCGCCAACATTCTTGATGGCCCCCAGGCCGCAACGAATGCCGCGACCGGCCCCGGGCGATACCTCTATGGCGAACTCAACGCCGCCGTGGTTCACGTCGGGCGGCAGCACGGGAATGCCCAGGTGCCAGCACTCGGCGAGCATCGTCGCAACCTTTTCTTCCTTGCCTATGAAGGCGTTCAGGGCGGCGGTCATATACTCCTCGGGATAGTTCGCCTTGAGATACGCCGTCCAGTAGGAGATGAGGGCATAGCTGACGCTGTGCGCCTTGTTGAAGGCATAACCCGCGAATGGCAGAATGAGGTTGAAGACGGCGACAGCGGTCCCCTCGTCATACCCGTTCCCGACGGCGCCCGCGATGAACTTCTCCCGCTCCTTCTCCATGACCGCGGGGATCTTCTTGCCCATCGCCTTGCGGAAGATGTCCGCCGCGCCCAGCGTGTATCCCGCGAACTTGCGCGCTATGTGCAATACCTGGTCCTGATAGGTGATAACGCCGTACGTTTCGTTCAGTATCTCCGACAGCGCCGGATGAGGATGACGGATAGGCTCCTCTCCGTGTTTGGCCTTGATGAACGTTTTAATGTGCTCCATAGGGCCTGGCCGGTAGAGCGCGATCATGGCGGACAGATCCCGGACCGACCCTGGACGAAGCTGCTTGATATACTGCCGCATGCCGGGGCTTTCAAGTTGGAAGATGCTGGTTGTCTCTCCGGAGGAAAGGAGGTCAAAGGTCTTCCTGTCGTCAAGTGGAATCTGGAGAAGGTCAATCTCACCGCCCCGCGACCTGGACACCAGGTCCCGCGCCTTTTGCAGAATGGTGAGGTTGATTAGACCAAGGAAGTCCATTTTCAGCAGGCCCATCTCGGCAATCGTCTCCATGGAGAACTGGGTGACCACGACTCCGCCGCCGCTCTCCTCGGCCTTCTCCACCTTGGTGGGCCGCTGCAACGGCACATAGTTGCTAAGCGGCTCGTCGGAGATGACAACACCCGCCGCGTGGGTGCTCGCGTTCCGGGCTATGCCCTCAAGCTGCCTGGCCGTGTCAATCAGCTTCCGCAGGATATCGTCCGCCTCGGAGACGGCGCGCAACTCCTGGCTCGCCTTCATGGCTTCATCCATGGTCTTGGCGTCGAACGGCACCAGGCGGGCGACCCGGTCCACGTCCCCGTACGCCATGCCGAGGGCGCGGCCCACGTCCCGGATGGCGGCCTTGGGCCCCAACGTGCCAAAGGTGATGATCTGGGCGACGCGGTCGGCGCCGTACTTCTGCACGACGTAGCTGATGACCTCGTCGCGCCGATCATCTTGGAAGTCCATGTCAATATCAGGCATCTCCTTGCGCTCCAGGTTAAGGAAGCGCTCGAAGACGAGATTGTAGTCCAGGGGGTCCACGCTGGTCACGCCCAGGCAGTAGAGCACAAGGCTGGCGGCGGCGCTTCCCCGAACGCCGAAGAGGATGCGCCGCTCCCGCGCGAACCGGGTGTAGTCCCACACCACCAGGAAGTAGTTCGCGAAACGCGTCTTCCTGACGACGTCCAACTCGTACTCAAGACGTCGCCGTATTTCGTCGGTCACGTGGGGAAAGCGACGGTCCAGGCCTTGCCAGCACAGCTCGGCCAGGTACTCGTCCGCGGGCTTGCCGCCGGGCGTTGGAAACTGGGGCAGGTGCAGCTTGCCGAACGTCAGCGAGACGTCGCACATGTCAGCTATGCGCTGCGTGTTGACGACGGCCTCCGGCAGGTGCGCGAAGGCGTCCGCCATCTCCCGCGGGCTGCGCAGATAGAAGGAGTCGTCGGACATCTTCATCCGCTTCTCCTCTTGCACGGTGGCGTTGGTCTGAATGCAGAGGAGCACGTCCTGGATGCCCGAGTCCGCGCGGTTAGTGTAATGGACATCGTTCGTAGCCACCAGAGGCAGGCCGATCTCCTGATGGAGGCGCAGCAGCTCCTTGTTCACCTGGACCAGCTCGGGGATGTTGTGGTCCTGCAGCTCCAGGTAGAAGTCGCCGAAGACCTCCTTATACCAGAGGGCCGTTTGCCTTGCCTCATCGTGACGGTTTTCCAGGATGAGACGCGGCACCTCGCCGTTCAGGCAGCCGGACAGGACGATAAGGCCCTCATGGTGCTGCTCCAACAACTCGTGGTCCATGCGCGGCTTGTAGTAGAAGCCCTCCAGATGGGATTTGGTGGAGAGCTGGATGAGGTTCTTGTAGCCCGTGGCGTTCTTGGCTAGCAGCAGGATGTGGTAGGAGTTCTTGTCGGCGGCGCCGCGGCTGAAGCGGCTTCCGACGGCCACGTATCCCTCAATGCCGAGGATGGGCTTCACGCCCTCCCTCTTCGCCTCTCGATAGAAATCGATAACGCCGTAGAGGGCGCCGTGGTCGGTAATGGCCATGGAGTCCATCCCCATCGCCTTGGCCTGCTGGATGAGGTTGGGAATGCGACAGAGGCCGTCCAGAAGGCTCAGCTCGGTGTGGAGGTGGAGATGGGTGAACTGAGCGGCGGCCATGCAGCCTCCCAACGGGCAAAGTTCACGCCATTATAGCCCGGCGGACGGCTGAGGCACCAAGAAGGAGCTATTGCTCCTGGATAGTAATATTGAGGATTTTCTCGCCAGGCGGCGCGTTGGGACTGCGCGAGGGGTCGCGCGGCGCGAGGGCGTTCAGGACACTCTGGCCCTCCACAACCTTGCCGAACACGCTGTGGCGGCCGTCCAGCCAGGGCGTGGGCACGTAGGTGATGAAGAACTGGCTCCCGTTGGTGTTGGGGCCTGCGTTGGCCATGGAGAGGATGCCTGGGCTATCGTGCTTGAGGGTGGGACTGAACTCGTCCCCGAACTCGTAGCCGGGGCCGCCCGCGCCGGTGCCGGTGGGATCGCCGCCCTGGGCCATGAAGCCGGGCAGCACGCGATGAAAAGTAGTGCCGTTGTAGAAACCCTGCCTGGACAGAAACACGAAGTTGTTGATTGTCTTGGGAACCTGCTTGGCGAACAGTTCAACCACCATCTTGCCCTTGGTGGTTTCAATTGTAGCGGTATACCGTTTGTTGGGGTCAATGGTCATGGGAGGCGGCGCGTCCCATCGCATCGCGCGCGTCTGTGTGGGATTCGAGCGTGGCGTGGGCGATGGAGGCGGCGCGGGCGTAGGTGTAGGAGGAGGCGGGGGCGGAGCGCACGCAGCCAGAAGGAGGGGCGTGCCAAGGACGAACGGAAGTATGCGGACAAAACGCGTCAAGCGTGACATGTAGTCGAAACTCCTTTTATTCATCTCTCCAGAGAGAGCGACAGACCAATGCGCGCGGTCTGCCCCGCGGCGCGCAGACATTTGTTCCCTATATCATTTCGTTCCAATACGCCCGCGCAGGCAAGCTACGGGGACCGCGGACGCGCCATGGGTGGTCGCGCCTCGACAACAGGCGAGCGTTGGACGCTTTCGGCGCCTCTGCGCGGAACGATGACCACCTTGCGGCCTTCGCCGTCGCCGACGCTCTGCGTCGTCACGTCCGGGTGCTCCGCCAGGGTCATGTGCACGATGCGTCGCTCCCGAGCAGGCATAGGCTCCAGCGTGATGGGGCGGCCACTAGCTTTGACGCGCTCCGCCATGCGGCCGGCCAGCCCCTTCAGCACCTCCATGCGGCGCTCGCGGTAACCCTCCACGTCAAGATTCACTATCACCTTTGTCCTGAGCTTGCGGCTCAGCATGAAGTTCACCAGGAACTGGAGAGACGAAAGGGTTTCGCCCCGCCGCCCGATAAGCAGGCCGGCGTCTTCCCCGCTGATATCAAACGAGACGGCGGTCTGCTCCGGAGAGACAGGCTCCGCCGACGGGCGCGGCGTCAGCGTGACGTTCACGGACATTCCCTTGAGGAGAGCATCCAAAGTTTCCCGCGCGGCCTCCGCGACGTTGGCGGGAGGTTGGGCAGCGCGAGGCGTTACTCGGACACGGGCTGGCTCAGCCCCCAGCCCCAGAATCCCCTTCCTCCCTTCGCTCAGAACGACGATCTCGACCTCGTCCTTGCTTACCCCCAGTTGTTTTAGGGCTTGGTCTATCGCTTCGTCCACCGTCTTGGCTGTCACTTCCAGACTGTCCATCGCTCACCAACTCCTTCGCCGGCGAAGAGGCCGGGGCCTGAGCGGGCGCAGTCTGGAAAAGAGGGAAGAGACTGCCCCACCCGGTAATGAAATACTGAAAAACTACACCGACAAGGTTAGATACCACCCAGTACAACGCGAGGCCGCTGGGGAATTGAAAGGTGAAGAAGGCGAACATGGCGGGCATCATCCACAGCATCATCTGGTTCGTCTGGGCCTGCTGTGGGTCCGTAGATGGCAGCATTGTCATCTTTTGCTGCACCCACATCGTGACGAAAACCAGGATCGGCAGGACAGGCAGAGCGTCCGGCACTCCCAGGTCCATCCACAGGAACCGGCTGTGCACCGGGATTGCCTGGTGCACCATAGGCAACCAGGGATACAGGTGACTCGACACGTCTATCAGCCCCTCGGGCGCGGGCGGCATAGCCTGGATGATGGCCTGGTACAGGCCTATCCAGATGGGGAATTGGACGACTATAGGACCCAGACAGCCCAGTGGGTTGATACCCGCTTCCTTGTACAAGCGCATCGTTTCCTGAGAGATGCGTGCACGGTCCTTGGGGTACTTGCGCTGAAGCTCCTGCAGACGCGGCTGCAGAGCGGACATCTTCTTGGTGGAGTACAACTGCTTGATCGTCAGGGGAAGCATGACCGCGCGCACCAGCAGCGTGAACAGGATGATGGCGACGCCGAAGTTGCCAAACACGGTGTACAAAAACACCACCGTGTTCAGCATGGGGCCGAAAACGACTACGTTCCAGATTGTCGCCAGGAATTCCACCGGTACTCCTACTTCACTTCCGTCTTGATGGTAACAAGCTTGTTGCCCGCCTTGACGTCCAGGGCAACAATGTCCTTATTCAGCGCACTCGCATATACGGCCTTGCCATCGGTGGCAAGCGGCGCGTACACGGGCGAGCCAAGCGCCGTGTCCCAGCGCTGGTCCCCCGTGCGCGCGTCAACGGCGAATACGCGCCCGTCAACGTCGCTGAAAACGACCAGCCCATCGGTCAGGACGGGCCAAGCCCGCAGAGCGCCCGGGGGCTTTACGGTGGCGGAGGGAGCGGAGGGAAATCTCCAGCGCACCTGTCCCGTGGCGGCGTCGAAAGCATAAAGCCGCCCGTCCATGCTCGTGGCGTACACAGTGGCGCCCGACGCTACGGGCCGCGTCCAAAACCAATTGTCGGACTGATGCCGCCATTTGACCTGGCCGGTCTGGGCGTCCAGCGCATAGAAGGTGCGGTCGAACGAGCCGACGTACACGGCGTCCTTTGTGACCAGGGGCGGCGCCGCGATTGCGCCTCCGGCCTTGAATGACCAGACGCGGGCGCCGGTGGCCGTCTTGAGCTTGAAGAAGTCCCCGCTCATGGTTCCCACGTAGACCGCCTCGCCGTCCAGCGCGGGGCCGGCCCATATCCTGTCACCCGCGGTGAACTCCCATGCCTTGATGCCGTCTTGCCTCTGGAGGCTATAGAGCTTGCCGTCCTCGGATCCCGCGTACACCCTGTCGGCGTCAACAGCCACATCTCCGACGATGGGCTTGCCGGTCGAGAACTCCCATTGCTTCAAGCCCGTCTTCACGTCCAGGGCGTACACTTTGCCGTTGTAGCCGCCGTAATAGACACGGTCGCTGGATATGACGGGCGTCGAGTAGACGTGGCTGACGAAATCTGTTCCTCGGGGGTATTCCCAAGTCACTTTGCCTGTTTGCTGCTCCACCGCAAGCATTTTGCCGTCTCGAGAGCCGATAAAGAGCGTACCGTCGTTAAGAACGGGGCCGGACCAGCCCGCGGGAGGGCGTGGAGCCTGACCGCACGCGGCCAGGAGGAAGACAAGGCCGAGGAGAACGCAAACGAGGACAAATCTCTTATCGAAACGGTGTCCAGCTATACGGAGGGTATCAGAGAACCGGCGCTGTAACGTCACGCTAACTCACACATCCGCCCCCTCGGGAGCGGGTCGAAAATCTAAGGGACCGGGTCGTAGCCGCTTACGACGAAGGGTGTGCACCGAGCCAGGCGCTTCAACGCCAGCCATCCGCCGCGCCAGACGCCGTGACGCTCGACCGACTCGCAGGCATACTGTGAACAGGTCGGCAAGTACCGGCAACTGACCGGGCGGAACGGAGAGAC
This region of Dehalococcoidia bacterium genomic DNA includes:
- a CDS encoding PQQ-binding-like beta-propeller repeat protein; the protein is MTLQRRFSDTLRIAGHRFDKRFVLVCVLLGLVFLLAACGQAPRPPAGWSGPVLNDGTLFIGSRDGKMLAVEQQTGKVTWEYPRGTDFVSHVYSTPVISSDRVYYGGYNGKVYALDVKTGLKQWEFSTGKPIVGDVAVDADRVYAGSEDGKLYSLQRQDGIKAWEFTAGDRIWAGPALDGEAVYVGTMSGDFFKLKTATGARVWSFKAGGAIAAPPLVTKDAVYVGSFDRTFYALDAQTGQVKWRHQSDNWFWTRPVASGATVYATSMDGRLYAFDAATGQVRWRFPSAPSATVKPPGALRAWPVLTDGLVVFSDVDGRVFAVDARTGDQRWDTALGSPVYAPLATDGKAVYASALNKDIVALDVKAGNKLVTIKTEVK
- a CDS encoding peptidylprolyl isomerase — encoded protein: MSRLTRFVRILPFVLGTPLLLAACAPPPPPPTPTPAPPPSPTPRSNPTQTRAMRWDAPPPMTIDPNKRYTATIETTKGKMVVELFAKQVPKTINNFVFLSRQGFYNGTTFHRVLPGFMAQGGDPTGTGAGGPGYEFGDEFSPTLKHDSPGILSMANAGPNTNGSQFFITYVPTPWLDGRHSVFGKVVEGQSVLNALAPRDPSRSPNAPPGEKILNITIQEQ
- the yidD gene encoding membrane protein insertion efficiency factor YidD; the encoded protein is MKRIVLGLIHGYQWAVSPFRPVSCRYLPTCSQYACESVERHGVWRGGWLALKRLARCTPFVVSGYDPVP
- a CDS encoding DNA polymerase III subunit alpha, which gives rise to MAAAQFTHLHLHTELSLLDGLCRIPNLIQQAKAMGMDSMAITDHGALYGVIDFYREAKREGVKPILGIEGYVAVGSRFSRGAADKNSYHILLLAKNATGYKNLIQLSTKSHLEGFYYKPRMDHELLEQHHEGLIVLSGCLNGEVPRLILENRHDEARQTALWYKEVFGDFYLELQDHNIPELVQVNKELLRLHQEIGLPLVATNDVHYTNRADSGIQDVLLCIQTNATVQEEKRMKMSDDSFYLRSPREMADAFAHLPEAVVNTQRIADMCDVSLTFGKLHLPQFPTPGGKPADEYLAELCWQGLDRRFPHVTDEIRRRLEYELDVVRKTRFANYFLVVWDYTRFARERRILFGVRGSAAASLVLYCLGVTSVDPLDYNLVFERFLNLERKEMPDIDMDFQDDRRDEVISYVVQKYGADRVAQIITFGTLGPKAAIRDVGRALGMAYGDVDRVARLVPFDAKTMDEAMKASQELRAVSEADDILRKLIDTARQLEGIARNASTHAAGVVISDEPLSNYVPLQRPTKVEKAEESGGGVVVTQFSMETIAEMGLLKMDFLGLINLTILQKARDLVSRSRGGEIDLLQIPLDDRKTFDLLSSGETTSIFQLESPGMRQYIKQLRPGSVRDLSAMIALYRPGPMEHIKTFIKAKHGEEPIRHPHPALSEILNETYGVITYQDQVLHIARKFAGYTLGAADIFRKAMGKKIPAVMEKEREKFIAGAVGNGYDEGTAVAVFNLILPFAGYAFNKAHSVSYALISYWTAYLKANYPEEYMTAALNAFIGKEEKVATMLAECWHLGIPVLPPDVNHGGVEFAIEVSPGAGRGIRCGLGAIKNVGASAVQGIIAPREKGGAYKDLSDFIRRADLRNTNRRAMESLIKVGALDTLGPRGGLLAVVEKITGQAQREAKLRETGQATMFDMFGVAVSTPLPGIELSGGDVSPTEKLEWERELVGGYLSEHPFSRAQAALRGQVDYLPAEITPELVESTPGLHGEVIQTAGFVRSMRSLLTKDGRAFVIAQLEDTTGGVEVAVWPDVYQRTMELWREGSVLMVRGRVRVRADRVSLSCDDVRPFEAENSGEGVQEALSEPVLAPSEQLDELSRPAPDASRSITIAVAETEDSAKDIAFLQSLVAILRRFPGRDCVRIVVRQLGSETQQLDLPGLTTGLCDDLRLELARMLGEGGVTVDSGPAAPSVIP
- a CDS encoding transglutaminase domain-containing protein translates to MTMGAIWTRGVRPPAEAPAPVRGLKRLLSWEGWLTLGLEAIVLLSTVWSVEQAQWVPVLPSLSLIAVLGMAAAAGIERARWHTALGMLAGLALIGIPVVLWQSAAALPSTAWDARFGELLTRMAKWWELARTGGISIDPLPFAVALAFLVWALSFTSTWFLQRRLNMWWGILPAGFCLLTNLSYLPESYYGYFWTYLPAAMLIMMRTNVLRLQKGWRENGTRVPRGLGITFLMHAGWFSLLVVGIAWVLPLQTATVVPLRAAWEAVRAPWADMETEVGRLFSSLPARKAVPLHAFGRAMPFRGAINLGNEVALLAQADHAGYWRARVYEVYSAEGWLIGDRNASDLSAASLNSREARGAVYRARKTVTQRVEVNFSTDTLFAQGQPLEANIPALMETAPAGVYGISLTDGAGAQNLPFDLRRLSGNLRQALQAQGSLSRDEVLRLLPSGVRLKDVQESGGHVVAVQITREAETSDVLGLRSPSRSLGPRGYQMVSSVSVASARELRASGVSFPRWVTDRYLQLPSGIPDRVRRLAQEVGRDAPTPYDKAVAIEAYLRRIPNATDIEAPPPGADGVDHFLFSVRRGYSDYYASAMVVMLRSAGVPARLAVGYATGQWDDQTKVYVVRERHAHAWPEVFFNGYGWVEFEPTAGHEAFARGDQSEEASASSNDTTGDEYPAFDDDLLSEMDGADLSDFRDDAGPWAAVARVTSVTFFVGLLALAAMWLVWMLSFRGLRPAMAAYEKMARLAGLSGLAPKVHETPSEYAGTLTQVLPSQKDAIQTITHGFERSQYGKQSLSPQDEEEISSAWRTIRSRLLRRVLRRL
- the jag gene encoding RNA-binding cell elongation regulator Jag/EloR — translated: MDEAIDQALKQLGVSKDEVEIVVLSEGRKGILGLGAEPARVRVTPRAAQPPANVAEAARETLDALLKGMSVNVTLTPRPSAEPVSPEQTAVSFDISGEDAGLLIGRRGETLSSLQFLVNFMLSRKLRTKVIVNLDVEGYRERRMEVLKGLAGRMAERVKASGRPITLEPMPARERRIVHMTLAEHPDVTTQSVGDGEGRKVVIVPRRGAESVQRSPVVEARPPMARPRSP
- a CDS encoding DUF2007 domain-containing protein, with protein sequence MKWVYVATAPDQITAEMWVDLLRQEGVPAQVRAEDTFGFLGVTPIPCRVMALNEYEPKAMALLAELGALRIAEDGE
- a CDS encoding YidC/Oxa1 family membrane protein insertase, which produces MEFLATIWNVVVFGPMLNTVVFLYTVFGNFGVAIILFTLLVRAVMLPLTIKQLYSTKKMSALQPRLQELQRKYPKDRARISQETMRLYKEAGINPLGCLGPIVVQFPIWIGLYQAIIQAMPPAPEGLIDVSSHLYPWLPMVHQAIPVHSRFLWMDLGVPDALPVLPILVFVTMWVQQKMTMLPSTDPQQAQTNQMMLWMMPAMFAFFTFQFPSGLALYWVVSNLVGVVFQYFITGWGSLFPLFQTAPAQAPASSPAKELVSDGQSGSDSQDGGRSDRPSPKTTGGKQGRGRDRRSERREEGDSGAGG